Part of the Aquimarina sp. TRL1 genome, GGGTAATATAGTCAGCATCCCATTTTGTCAGAGGAGCTTTCATGCTTAACCCTAATACAAAATGACTGGCAGTATCTAGTTTTAGAGGTGCTCCCCAGGCAACAGGTTTCAGTAATTCTCGTAACTCAGGATCTTGAACGACAACAAAATGCCAGGGCTCAAAACCAAAAGAACTAGGGGATAAATTTGCTGTTTGAAGGATGAAATTGATATCAGTGTCTGACAATTTTCTGCTTGGGTCAAACTCTTTGGTTGCATGTCGGAATTGAAAAGCATTGATAATGTCTTTTTGTGCAATATTTGGTGTATCCATAAGATTTAATTTTATACTATAAATTATATAGTTGCAAAACTAAGTATAGTAATCTATCTTTGCAATAACGGTCAAAAAGGATAGTTTATATATGCATACATTTAGAGGAAAAGAATACCCTTGTTGTACCAGTCTGACGATGGGAATTATCGGAGGAAAATGGAAAACAGTTATTTTGTATTATTTGATAGACGGAAGTTTACGATATAATGAACTGAGAAAAAAAATGCCATCAGTAACTGAACGTACTTTGAGTTTACAGTTAAAAACGCTGGAAGAAGATGGTATTATCAAAAGAGAGGTATTTACCTCAAAACCCCCGTTAAAAGTAGTATATTCTCTGACAGCATTAGGAAAAACACTGATTCCGTTGGTACAGTCTATAGCAGATTGGGGAAATTTTGCCGTAAAAGAATTTGCAGATCAATAATTGTGATTCTTTTTCGTATTAGTGTAGAAAATAACAACTTCATTACGCATCATTACAGATTTTTATGGATACGAAGAATGCTTATATTTTTTGATATCTCGTTGAGGTAGTTACTCTTAATCGTCATTAAGCGAGGAGTTAATTTGTTTAGAAATTACGATCTGTTTCCTGTCATTTTTTTAGAGGAAATAAATTTAAAAAATTATCCCCTTCTATAAAAAGGGTAGAGCTTTATAGAAGGGGAGTGAAATTAAAAACCTTTTGAGATGTTTATTTTAGCTCATCATGATTATTAGAGCAACTACCACAAAAAAGAGGATCACTGCAAGCCCCTCCACATGGAGCATGTGGATTTTGATTTGTATAAGAGACTCTGGCTGGTCGACCTGTCCAGGCTCTGTAGTTATTTTCAGTAAATGCACTAGGATCTGTATTCCCAAAACCAACAGTATTATATTCTTCTCTAGGAATGTTTTCATTACCCAAAAAATAGTTGGTTCTATTGGCCGCATTAATTCTTCTGTTGACCTCATGAGAGATATACCCTTGCGCATCTCTTCTATCCGCGATATGAAGCGCATGAATAAGTTCATGAAATAAAGTAACATCGGTAGGTGATACACGCTGAGATGCTTCCCCTTCACGATTACGATCTATATTTATATAACGATTATCATTAATATTCCAGTTTACAGTTATAGTATTCCCTTCTGCACGTGTTTGTGTAATTCCAGAGGTTAATACATTGATTTCTATTTGTCGGGGAGAATCAATTACATCTCTCAGAAATAGGGAACCTTCTGTTTCATCATTTCCAGTTGCCCAAACCGGGATCCCTCCTACAAAAAAAGCGAAAGCATTTGCAAGAACACTGGCAGTATGATCTCGATATTCCCACTCATCACTTTGATAAAGGGTTCCATCAGTATCTATTTTTACCCGGTATAAAGTACCTCTGTCTCTGGAGGTTTGTGCTAAGTTAATTTTCTTAATTACTTGTTTTACAGCCTTCTTTTGCCTATCACTTAGAGAGGTCCAGTTTTTTATTTTTAAAGAGCTTGGACCTGTATAGTTCTGAGCTGGTTTTGTAGGCTCATCATTTTTCAATTGAGAGACGATTTGGTTTGTTTCAAGTGTTTGAGTAGATTCTTCTATAGCTACAGAATCATGGTCACAAGCAGTAAAAACTGTACCTGTTAAAATGAGAAGTAATAAAATTTTTTGTTTCATAATGAAGTGTGAATTTTGATTAATTTATGAACACCAAAAATATTTGTAATTAAAAGATCTAACTGTTGTGCTTTTACTAATTTTTGTTACGAATGAGTTAACTATATGAGCTATCTAGGTGTCTTGTTTTTTTGAAAAACAAAGATGTATTACAAAATCGTTAGCGTTGATTATGTGGTGTATAACAGGGGTGATACCGTCTTTTAAAAGGAGAAAAGATCAGTTTGTAACTGTTAAAGAAATCTTTTTATACGTTCTTATGAGCAATGGTTGTATCAATATTATATACAGTTAGCATCTGTTGTTGCATCATCTTCTGAGGGGTATATTTTAGGATGAAATTGCGCAGGATTTCCAGAGGTCTGTTTGTGATTGCCATTCTGGATGTGTTCCAGGATTGTTTGACTAATCTTTCTACTTTGGGTTTTCTAAAGGTGTAAAATGTATCAAAAGCATCTTCTGTTTTTGGGATACCATGGATAAAATTAGAAAGGTAGAAAGCATCTTCAATGGCCTGAGCACCTCCTTGTCCCAAATCAGGAGTCATACTATGTGCAGCGTCTCCAATAAGGCAGATGTTTTGATAATGCCATCGTTCCAGTAAGTTCAGATCGAATAGGTCATTTCTCATTATTTTTTCTAAAGGCGTATTGTCGATTAGAGTGTTGACAATCGGATGGAATTCCGAAAATAACGTTGTTAATGTGTTTTTCAGGGTATGAAGATTGTCTTTTTGTTGCATTTTACTACGTCTGACGGCAAACCAATATACTTTTCCATTTTCTAGTTTAGACATCCCGAATTGTAGCTTTTTTCCCCATAAGGTACATCCAATGTTGGTAAGTGATATATCCAGGTCATAATTAGCGATCCCTCTCCAACAGGTCTGTCCGGTATATCTCAAAGTACTGCCTGGGAATAGCTGTTTCCTGAGGGTAGAATTGATCCCATCAGCCCCGATAAGGAAGCGAGTTTTTACAGTGGATTTATCTGTAAATGTTATGGTTATGTGGTCTCTGTACGATTCGTATTTTTTGAGGGTTTTATTTAGTACGATGTTTTCTTTGGTTGCATAGTCATAGAGGATTTTTTGTAGTTTTCCTCTGTGAATTGCCATGGTGGTATATCCGTATTTTTGTAAGGCAAACTGTTGATTACTATCTGAGATAGGGCGGAGATTATGGTCTGTTACTCGAATACTGTCGAATGCATTTCCGGAAGATTGTACCGCCTGTAGTAATTTGGGATCAATCCATTCGAGTACTTGCAAGGCATTTGGTGATAACCAAATGCCCGCTCCAACTTCTTTTAAAACTGCAGCTCTTTCATAAAGTACATAAGGGATGTTTAATTTTTCAAAACAAATAGCTGTTACGATTCCTCCTATTCCCCCTCCAATAATTGTTATAGAATTCATTGTTATTGAGTAAAGTATATTAATAAAGGTTATAAACTTTTTTTAGGGATCATCATATAGAGTGCATGTGGTAACATTATAAAGGTCATGCCAGAGTTAGGAATCATATAGATACCTACTAATATCAGTGCTAGATATGAAAACCGAACAGCTTTAGGGATTTTACCGGAGTTTTTTTCGATATGATAAACGGCAATTCCCAATGGAATCAGCAGAAGACCGAAGTAGAAAAACCAAAATGCGGCAAAGTTTTCATAATTCATTTGTCCGTTGTTAGCAGGAAACTCATCTAGTCCCTCACTGATTTTAAAAAAAAAGTGATCTGCAAATGTTGCAAATTGTTTCCCGAAAGCGGAAGGGGATAGCCCGAATAATGTATGTCCGATTCCTGTAAGGATGATGATCGTACCATTTAATGATTTCATAGGTTTGATTTTATAAGGTACTTCAAAATTAGGTCATTTAGGAGGACCTGTTTTTGATCTATGTCAAATGGCTTTAGACCCTCGGATCCTGCTCAGGGTTTCCTGGGTAATTCCCAGAAAAGATGCAATATCTCCCAAGGGAGCAGATAATTCGATTTTGGGATATTGTTCGATCAGACTGCGGTATCGCTGATATCCGGTTTTGAATTGAAGGGAGACAATCCGATGCCTGAACTGTACGATAACCCGAGATAACACTATCCGGAACAAATGCTCAAAGTCATGGTGCTTTTTGCAGAGCATTTCTACTTTGCTCTTATCGGTCTCCAGAAGGACACAATCTTCCATTGCCTGGATAATATGCAGGCTTGGTTCATCCGTAAAATAACTGGTGCTCGAGGTGATAAATTCATTTTCAAAGGCAAACCAGTCAATTATTTTTCGATCCTTATAATAGTAATAGGCTTTTAAGGACCCTTTGACCAGATAAAACAACTTATGTCGTTGTTGCCCTTCTTCTATAATAGTGGTTCCCTTTTTATAGGAAACCAGTTTGCTGTTGTTCTCCCAGTCAATATATGTTTTATGATCAAGAGAAGAGTACATATCGGTTATGCTAGCTTGTATAAAGTCCAATTTTTTTGTTTTAAAGAAAAATAATGGTTTCGTATAATAAGAGGGGAGAGGATGCGGTTTTATATGGATGCATTATGATCAGGGGGTGTTTAACTGTGCTATTTTGACTAACATTTTTGCTGCGTTTTTGTTTTCTGGATTTAAATCTAAGGATTTTTGATAGTTTCGTCTTGCCAGATCGTATTGTTTATTCATAAAATATGCTTCTCCATAACTGTCAAACGCATTGGCAGATTCAGGATAATCTTTTGTGTAAAGTTCAAAAATAGAAAGTGCCTTATCGATATCCTTATGGTAGAGGAAGTGATACCCTGTTTGATTCAATGCCCGTTCAAAACTGATTTCCGGATGCTCACTTTTCATTTGTTGATATTCTTGTACAGTCTGATGAAAAGGATTTAAGATAAACCGAAGGCGAATTTCTTCATTAAACCATCTGTCTTTTCTTAGTAAACGAGGGTCTGCTACTCCCGAAATATAATTGATGGCATTGCTTATAACTGGTCGTTGTTTAAAACCGTTAGATAACACAATAATGGTTAGGTCATGGTTAATAAACTTCATAAAGGCACTGACACCCCCTCCGGCAAAGCCATAATACCGTTTGTCTTCAGGACCGAATATTCCCCAGCTATAACCAAAAAGAGCATTTGGATCTTGATAATCAAATGGCTGCATCATTTGTTTTTTGGTTGCCGTTTTAAGGAGCTGATCGTTATCGAGTTTTGTATTCCAGCGGATTAGATTTTCCAAATTTATATTGAGACCATTTCCTGCCAGTGAACGTTCCCCGGCTGCAAATGAACTTATTTCGTAAGTACCGTGTTTTTGATTGAATTCATATTTAGGAACTCTGTTTGGAATCGCTAATAAGCTGTTAGAGGCATAGACAAGGTGTGTATTTTGGTGATTAAACTGATGTTCGAGAACAAACTCTTCCAGTTTCTGC contains:
- a CDS encoding DUF6463 family protein, translated to MKSLNGTIIILTGIGHTLFGLSPSAFGKQFATFADHFFFKISEGLDEFPANNGQMNYENFAAFWFFYFGLLLIPLGIAVYHIEKNSGKIPKAVRFSYLALILVGIYMIPNSGMTFIMLPHALYMMIPKKSL
- a CDS encoding helix-turn-helix domain-containing protein, with translation MHTFRGKEYPCCTSLTMGIIGGKWKTVILYYLIDGSLRYNELRKKMPSVTERTLSLQLKTLEEDGIIKREVFTSKPPLKVVYSLTALGKTLIPLVQSIADWGNFAVKEFADQ
- a CDS encoding M91 family zinc metallopeptidase; amino-acid sequence: MKQKILLLLILTGTVFTACDHDSVAIEESTQTLETNQIVSQLKNDEPTKPAQNYTGPSSLKIKNWTSLSDRQKKAVKQVIKKINLAQTSRDRGTLYRVKIDTDGTLYQSDEWEYRDHTASVLANAFAFFVGGIPVWATGNDETEGSLFLRDVIDSPRQIEINVLTSGITQTRAEGNTITVNWNINDNRYINIDRNREGEASQRVSPTDVTLFHELIHALHIADRRDAQGYISHEVNRRINAANRTNYFLGNENIPREEYNTVGFGNTDPSAFTENNYRAWTGRPARVSYTNQNPHAPCGGACSDPLFCGSCSNNHDELK
- a CDS encoding serine hydrolase, producing MTYWLTIHHQSKKENIMQLRTLLFTGSLLGILLSFSCAPKSSSNEETPSYHQEIDTYIKRLMQADEIPGMAIAVIQNGQMLHQKNYGLANLAHKVPVTDSTLFRIYSTSKLITSVAVFQLIERNQLSLEDSIGLFIEKLPDPWKKIKVKHLLSHSSGLPEYKDIKNQPLLSDEQIHTEITQKPLLFETGARFSYNQTNFWFLKQIIEKISQQKLEEFVLEHQFNHQNTHLVYASNSLLAIPNRVPKYEFNQKHGTYEISSFAAGERSLAGNGLNINLENLIRWNTKLDNDQLLKTATKKQMMQPFDYQDPNALFGYSWGIFGPEDKRYYGFAGGGVSAFMKFINHDLTIIVLSNGFKQRPVISNAINYISGVADPRLLRKDRWFNEEIRLRFILNPFHQTVQEYQQMKSEHPEISFERALNQTGYHFLYHKDIDKALSIFELYTKDYPESANAFDSYGEAYFMNKQYDLARRNYQKSLDLNPENKNAAKMLVKIAQLNTP
- a CDS encoding FAD-dependent monooxygenase, with the translated sequence MNSITIIGGGIGGIVTAICFEKLNIPYVLYERAAVLKEVGAGIWLSPNALQVLEWIDPKLLQAVQSSGNAFDSIRVTDHNLRPISDSNQQFALQKYGYTTMAIHRGKLQKILYDYATKENIVLNKTLKKYESYRDHITITFTDKSTVKTRFLIGADGINSTLRKQLFPGSTLRYTGQTCWRGIANYDLDISLTNIGCTLWGKKLQFGMSKLENGKVYWFAVRRSKMQQKDNLHTLKNTLTTLFSEFHPIVNTLIDNTPLEKIMRNDLFDLNLLERWHYQNICLIGDAAHSMTPDLGQGGAQAIEDAFYLSNFIHGIPKTEDAFDTFYTFRKPKVERLVKQSWNTSRMAITNRPLEILRNFILKYTPQKMMQQQMLTVYNIDTTIAHKNV
- a CDS encoding Crp/Fnr family transcriptional regulator — protein: MDFIQASITDMYSSLDHKTYIDWENNSKLVSYKKGTTIIEEGQQRHKLFYLVKGSLKAYYYYKDRKIIDWFAFENEFITSSTSYFTDEPSLHIIQAMEDCVLLETDKSKVEMLCKKHHDFEHLFRIVLSRVIVQFRHRIVSLQFKTGYQRYRSLIEQYPKIELSAPLGDIASFLGITQETLSRIRGSKAI